One Nocardia huaxiensis genomic window, GCCGGCTCACCCTCATCAGCGAACTCGCCGAGGGCAAGGGCCTGGCCAGCTCCACGGCCGACCTGGTCGCGACCGCCCGCGCCATCGCCGACGCCGAGGGCCGCGCCATCGCGGCCGCCGAGATCGAAGACCTGCTGCGCGGCATCGAACCCTCCGACGGCGTCATGTATCCGGGGTCGGTGGCCTTCTACCACCGCGAGGTACGCCTGTTCGCCCGCCTGCCCGCCCTGCCGCCGCTGACCATCGTGGTCGCCGACGAGGGCGGGCAACTCGACACCGTCGAATTCAACCGCCGCGACAAACCCTTCACCGCCGCCGACCGCCGCGAATACACCCGCCTGCTGGCCGATCTCACCGATGCCCTGGCCCGCCGCGACCCGCGCCGCATCGGCGAGGTCGCCACCCGCAGCGCCATCATGAACTCGGTCCTGCGCGAACGCCCGCATCTGGACCTGGCCCGCCGCGCCGCACGGCAGATGGGCGCGCTCGGGGTGTTGATCGCGCACAGCGGCACCACCACCGGCATCCTGCTCGCCGACGACGATCCCGACTACGCCGGCAAACTGGCCGAGGCCCACCGCATCTCGGCGGAGTACGGCACCTCGGTGAGCGTGCACCGCACCTGGCGGCCGGGTCCGCCCGACTGGCACGCCGCTCGGATGACGCAGTGACGCAACGGATCTGGAACTGTGCCGCCCGAGTTACTCGATCTGAGAAATCATATTGTTTCATTTGGACACCGTATGGTTCAAACCGGTACTGTCCGAACCTATGAGCGACGGTCTGGAGCTAGCTGATCTTGGTCCTGTCAATGAGGCGAATCGCTGACAGCGCGATCCCCACTACGAGCATGACCCGAAGCGCGCAACGCCG contains:
- a CDS encoding kinase; translated protein: MTGLARIGVGSAFGSCGELLQGVTAVDRRDFLVTLPIRQGSVAVFEPGAPDGDLEVIPPHKTKSRALAARMLDRRGGRLTLISELAEGKGLASSTADLVATARAIADAEGRAIAAAEIEDLLRGIEPSDGVMYPGSVAFYHREVRLFARLPALPPLTIVVADEGGQLDTVEFNRRDKPFTAADRREYTRLLADLTDALARRDPRRIGEVATRSAIMNSVLRERPHLDLARRAARQMGALGVLIAHSGTTTGILLADDDPDYAGKLAEAHRISAEYGTSVSVHRTWRPGPPDWHAARMTQ